A genomic window from Glycine max cultivar Williams 82 chromosome 17, Glycine_max_v4.0, whole genome shotgun sequence includes:
- the LOC102669309 gene encoding uncharacterized protein, whose amino-acid sequence MHGNKKGFEGNVTSGVELLTNNLSTEVKSCSKVTNKEKHIYEDSQCLEQLRKSCKLTGGANMVTEKDNVPKHTTEQFLQEPVTGDNNDHAGDMDNNVENVVQNHHPKKYTHKYSKRPKVMCSLEETFKKDNEPNYQLIRPSGETNTFGERRFPSKSAISGKGALMEASNSKINHFVSKSFH is encoded by the exons ATGCatggaaataaaaaag GTTTTGAAGGTAATGTAACTTCTGGCGTGGAGCTTCTTACCAACAATCTCAGCACTGAAGTTAAGAGTTGTTCTAAGGTTACTAATAAAGAGAAACATATATATGAAGACAGCCAATGCTTGGAACAATTAAGGAAATCATGTAAACTTACAGGGGGAGCTAACATGGTTACTGAAAAGGATAATGTGCCTAAACACACAACTGAACAGTTTCTACAAGAGCCAGTCACTGGAGATAATAATGATCACGCAGGGGATATGGACAATAATGTTGAAAATGTTGTTCAGAATCATCATCCAAAGAAGTATACTCATAAGTATTCTAAAAGACCTAAAGTGATGTGCTCGCTAGAGGAAACATTCAAAAAAGATAATGAACCAAATTATCAGCTTATAAGGCCAAGCGGAGAAACCAATACATTTGGAGAGCGAAGATTTCCTTCAAAAAGTGCTATTTCTGGAAAAGGAGCTCTTATGGAAGCAAGTAATagtaaaattaatcattttgtcTCAAAGTCTTTTCATTAG